From the Streptomyces sp. Tu 2975 genome, one window contains:
- a CDS encoding nicotinamide mononucleotide transporter family protein — MDWLNGEAFTAFGQHIKWSDMIGNTVGLIALALGWRRSIWTWPAQFLSGVILFAAFATSHLTGSAGKQVVVMAVAAWGYRQWTRGRQQAQDGSIAVRFATWRERAYLIGGAVLGTAAVGGLFTLYPSLSWDPWPDAYIFVGTLVAMIAQARGMVEFWFAWLLVDLVGVPLNFANGFAFSGFVYVLYGALVLWGLRDWWLRSRTSDRPALEGAAA; from the coding sequence ATCGACTGGCTGAACGGCGAGGCCTTCACGGCCTTCGGACAGCACATCAAGTGGTCGGACATGATCGGCAACACGGTCGGGCTGATCGCCCTCGCCCTCGGCTGGCGCCGCTCTATATGGACCTGGCCCGCCCAGTTCCTCTCCGGTGTCATCCTCTTCGCCGCCTTCGCCACGTCCCACCTCACCGGCAGCGCCGGCAAGCAGGTCGTGGTCATGGCCGTGGCCGCATGGGGCTACCGGCAGTGGACCCGCGGCCGGCAGCAGGCGCAGGACGGCTCGATCGCCGTCCGGTTCGCGACCTGGCGTGAGCGGGCCTACCTGATCGGCGGCGCCGTCCTCGGCACCGCCGCCGTCGGCGGACTGTTCACGCTGTACCCGTCGCTCTCCTGGGACCCGTGGCCCGACGCGTACATCTTCGTCGGCACCCTCGTGGCGATGATCGCCCAGGCCCGCGGCATGGTCGAGTTCTGGTTCGCCTGGCTGCTCGTCGACCTGGTCGGCGTCCCGCTCAACTTCGCCAACGGCTTCGCCTTCTCCGGCTTCGTCTACGTCCTCTACGGCGCGCTCGTCCTGTGGGGCCTGCGCGACTGGTGGCTGCGCTCGCGGACGAGCGACCGGCCCGCACTGGAAGGAGCGGCAGCATGA
- the ribH gene encoding 6,7-dimethyl-8-ribityllumazine synthase — MSGKGAPELSVRNCGDLRVAVIAAQWHEKVMDGLVDGALRALHELGIDEPTLLRVPGSFELPVVAKVLAGRGYDAIVALGVVIRGGTPHFEYVCQGVTQGLTQVSIDTGVPVGFGVLTCDTEEQALDRAGLEGSNEDKGHEAVTAAVATATILRSVSEPWR, encoded by the coding sequence ATGAGTGGCAAGGGTGCGCCCGAACTGTCCGTCCGCAACTGCGGAGACCTGCGGGTCGCGGTGATCGCGGCCCAGTGGCACGAGAAGGTCATGGACGGTCTCGTCGACGGCGCGCTGCGTGCACTGCACGAGCTCGGCATCGACGAGCCGACGCTGCTGCGCGTCCCGGGCAGCTTCGAGCTGCCGGTGGTGGCCAAGGTGCTCGCGGGCCGCGGCTACGACGCGATCGTCGCCCTCGGCGTCGTCATCCGCGGCGGCACGCCGCACTTCGAGTACGTGTGCCAGGGCGTCACCCAGGGCCTGACCCAGGTCTCCATCGACACCGGCGTCCCCGTCGGCTTCGGCGTGCTGACCTGTGACACCGAGGAGCAGGCCCTCGACCGGGCAGGGCTCGAGGGCTCGAACGAGGACAAGGGGCACGAGGCGGTCACGGCAGCCGTCGCCACCGCGACCATCCTCCGTTCAGTATCCGAACCCTGGCGCTGA
- a CDS encoding phosphoribosyl-ATP diphosphatase, whose protein sequence is MSNKTFEELFAELQQKAAEGDPATSRTAELVGKGVHAIGKKVVEEAAEVWMAAEYEGKEAAAEEISQLLYHVQVMMVARGISLDDVYAHL, encoded by the coding sequence ATGTCCAATAAGACGTTCGAGGAGCTCTTCGCCGAGCTCCAGCAGAAGGCCGCCGAGGGCGACCCCGCCACCTCCCGCACCGCCGAGCTGGTCGGCAAGGGCGTCCATGCCATCGGCAAGAAGGTCGTCGAGGAGGCCGCCGAGGTGTGGATGGCCGCCGAGTACGAGGGCAAGGAAGCCGCCGCGGAGGAGATCTCGCAACTGCTGTACCACGTCCAGGTGATGATGGTCGCGCGCGGAATCTCCCTCGACGACGTCTACGCCCACCTCTGA
- the hisG gene encoding ATP phosphoribosyltransferase yields MLRIAVPNKGSLSGPASAMLHEAGYQQRKESKELVLVDPENEVEFFYLRPRDIAIYVSSGKLDIGITGRDLLLDSGADAEEILQLGFARSTFRYATKPGTAGDVEDFGGMTIATSYEGIVAAHLAESGIDASVVHLDGAVETAIELGVAQVIADVVETGTSLRNAGLEVIGKPIMTSEAVVIRRTGADGEDPKVQQFLRRLQGVLVARSYVMMDYDCRVEHLEQAVALTPGLESPTISPLHHEGWVAVRSMVAAKEAQRIMDDLYALGARAILTTAIHACRL; encoded by the coding sequence ATGCTGCGCATCGCCGTCCCCAACAAGGGTTCACTGTCCGGACCTGCGTCGGCGATGCTCCATGAGGCCGGCTACCAGCAGCGCAAGGAGTCCAAGGAGCTCGTCCTCGTCGACCCCGAGAACGAGGTCGAGTTCTTCTACCTGCGCCCGCGTGACATCGCGATCTACGTCAGCTCAGGCAAGCTCGACATCGGCATCACCGGCCGTGACCTGCTGCTCGACTCCGGCGCCGACGCCGAGGAGATCCTCCAGCTCGGCTTCGCCCGTTCCACCTTCCGCTACGCCACCAAGCCGGGCACCGCGGGCGACGTCGAGGACTTCGGCGGCATGACGATCGCCACCTCCTACGAGGGCATCGTCGCCGCGCACCTCGCGGAAAGCGGCATCGACGCTTCCGTGGTCCACCTCGACGGTGCCGTCGAGACCGCCATCGAGCTCGGTGTCGCCCAGGTCATCGCCGACGTCGTCGAGACCGGCACCAGCCTGCGCAACGCGGGGCTCGAGGTCATCGGCAAGCCGATCATGACCTCGGAGGCCGTCGTCATCCGCCGCACCGGCGCCGACGGCGAGGACCCGAAGGTGCAGCAGTTCCTGCGCCGCCTCCAGGGCGTCCTGGTCGCGCGCAGCTACGTGATGATGGACTACGACTGCCGGGTCGAGCACCTGGAGCAGGCCGTCGCGCTGACCCCCGGCCTCGAGTCCCCGACGATCTCCCCGTTGCACCACGAGGGCTGGGTCGCCGTCCGTTCCATGGTCGCGGCCAAGGAGGCCCAGCGGATCATGGACGACCTGTACGCGCTCGGCGCGCGGGCCATCCTCACCACGGCCATCCACGCCTGCCGCCTCTGA
- a CDS encoding PH domain-containing protein yields the protein MSAPAPAPRPPALPVTFRPTRTRIVLLTVGVAMFAAVTTVTLLLDKLSPPEQVSFIFTALLFLAVLALLSRPKVVADDDGVTVVNLTRTRRLAWAEILRVNLRAGDPWVFLDLSDGTSLPVLGIQPGIARARAVEDARALRALAETRGTRPEQPGGTRPDQH from the coding sequence ATGTCCGCACCTGCTCCGGCGCCTCGGCCGCCCGCGCTCCCGGTCACCTTCAGGCCGACCCGTACCCGGATCGTCCTGCTGACCGTGGGCGTGGCCATGTTCGCCGCCGTCACCACCGTCACCCTGCTCCTCGACAAGCTCAGCCCGCCCGAGCAGGTCAGCTTCATCTTCACGGCCCTGCTCTTCCTCGCGGTCCTCGCCCTGCTGAGCCGGCCGAAGGTGGTCGCCGACGACGACGGGGTCACCGTCGTCAACCTCACCCGTACACGACGGCTGGCGTGGGCGGAGATCCTGCGGGTGAATCTGCGCGCCGGCGACCCCTGGGTCTTCCTCGACCTCAGCGACGGCACCAGCCTTCCTGTGCTGGGCATCCAGCCCGGTATCGCCAGGGCGCGCGCCGTCGAGGACGCCCGCGCCCTGCGGGCCCTCGCCGAGACGCGCGGTACCCGGCCGGAGCAACCCGGCGGTACCCGGCCGGACCAACACTGA
- a CDS encoding hemolysin family protein, whose protein sequence is MIVPLLLLAAAFLLILANGFFVAAEFGLVTVERPDAERAAAEGDRRARRVVGALRELSFQLSGTQLGITITSLVVGMLAQPALAGLLGGPLTATGLPEGAVPGVAVVIGMLLASAVQMVIGELVPKNWAVSRPLQVARFVAGPQTAFSSAFRPVITLLNAAANRLVRLAGVEPAEELASARTPVELMSLARHSARAGTLEQDTADLFVRTLSLGHLTAQHVMTPRVKVSALQSDATAADVLNLTRATGLSRFPVYRERIDEIVGMVHLKDALAVRAEERRRVGVERIAVVPLMVPETLPVQQLLEQLRSEQPIAVVVDEYGGTAGVVTLEDIIEELVGEVRDEHDSDSDARPELAPVAPEDGRPAWEADGSCRVLTLRRIGLEVPDGPYETLAGLVADLLGRIPAPGDRAELPGWRLSVRQVDRYRAERVRLVRTADTVTQTEAMTGATR, encoded by the coding sequence ATGATCGTCCCACTTCTGCTGCTCGCCGCAGCATTCCTTCTCATCCTGGCCAACGGCTTCTTCGTGGCCGCCGAGTTCGGACTCGTCACCGTCGAACGCCCGGACGCCGAACGCGCCGCGGCCGAAGGAGACCGCCGGGCCCGCCGCGTCGTCGGCGCGCTGCGCGAGCTGTCCTTCCAGCTCTCCGGCACCCAGCTCGGCATCACCATCACCTCCCTCGTCGTCGGTATGCTCGCGCAGCCCGCGCTCGCCGGGCTGCTCGGCGGACCCCTGACCGCGACCGGGCTGCCCGAAGGCGCAGTGCCGGGTGTGGCGGTGGTCATCGGCATGTTGCTGGCGTCCGCCGTCCAGATGGTGATCGGCGAACTGGTCCCCAAGAACTGGGCGGTGTCCAGGCCGCTCCAGGTGGCGAGGTTCGTGGCAGGCCCGCAGACCGCCTTCTCGTCCGCCTTCCGCCCCGTCATCACACTGCTGAACGCCGCCGCCAACCGTCTTGTACGGCTGGCGGGCGTGGAGCCCGCCGAGGAACTGGCCTCCGCGCGCACCCCGGTCGAGCTGATGTCGCTGGCCCGCCATTCGGCGCGGGCCGGCACGCTGGAGCAGGACACCGCGGACCTGTTCGTCCGCACCCTGTCGCTCGGCCACCTCACCGCGCAGCATGTGATGACCCCGCGGGTGAAGGTGAGCGCTCTCCAGTCCGACGCCACGGCGGCGGACGTCCTCAACCTCACCCGGGCCACGGGCCTCTCCCGCTTCCCCGTCTACCGGGAGCGCATCGACGAGATCGTGGGCATGGTGCACCTCAAGGACGCCCTCGCGGTGCGGGCGGAGGAACGCCGGCGGGTCGGCGTGGAGCGGATCGCCGTCGTCCCGCTGATGGTGCCGGAGACCCTCCCGGTGCAGCAGCTGCTCGAACAGCTGCGCAGCGAGCAGCCCATAGCCGTCGTCGTCGACGAGTACGGCGGCACGGCCGGTGTCGTCACCCTCGAGGACATCATCGAGGAACTGGTCGGCGAGGTCCGGGACGAGCACGACTCCGATTCGGACGCCCGTCCGGAGCTGGCGCCCGTCGCCCCGGAGGACGGACGGCCCGCGTGGGAGGCCGACGGCAGCTGCCGTGTGCTGACGCTCCGGCGGATTGGCCTCGAGGTGCCCGACGGTCCGTACGAGACCCTCGCCGGCCTCGTCGCCGACCTGCTGGGACGCATTCCCGCCCCCGGCGACCGCGCCGAACTCCCCGGCTGGCGGCTTTCCGTGCGCCAGGTCGACCGCTACCGGGCGGAACGCGTCCGCCTCGTGCGCACCGCCGATACCGTCACGCAGACCGAGGCCATGACGGGGGCCACCCGGTGA
- a CDS encoding hemolysin family protein, translating into MSALQLLFALLLVVANGFFVGAEFALVSVRRSQIEPLAAAGSTRARRVLHGLENLPQMMAAAQFGITVCSLTLGAVAEPTVARLLEPVFHAAHVPEGIIHPLGYAIALAVVVFLHLVVGEMLPKNLAMAAPERTALWLSPGLVGFARLCRPVTTALGACSRLVLRAFRVEPKDEVEAVFTSVQLGRLVEDAGHAGLLAPAEQERLEDALELGSRPVTDVLIPRPALVTVAPSVTPRQLEELTVRTGYSRFPVCADGESPFMGYLHVKDVLDLEDGERAVPQHVWRPMATLRAELPLDDALTVMRRAATHLAQVADASGRVLGLVAMEDVLEMLVGEVRDPSHRVAVPGTPRPATAPAVSTGPAPAVDDTQDSDAGALVNG; encoded by the coding sequence GTGAGCGCTCTCCAACTGCTCTTCGCCCTGCTGCTCGTCGTGGCCAACGGGTTCTTCGTCGGTGCCGAGTTCGCCCTGGTGTCCGTACGCCGCAGCCAGATCGAGCCGCTCGCCGCGGCCGGCTCCACGCGGGCCCGCCGGGTCCTGCACGGTCTGGAGAACCTGCCGCAGATGATGGCCGCCGCGCAGTTCGGCATCACCGTCTGCTCCCTCACTCTCGGCGCCGTCGCGGAACCGACCGTCGCCCGCCTGCTGGAGCCGGTCTTCCACGCGGCACATGTCCCCGAGGGGATCATCCATCCGCTCGGCTACGCGATCGCCCTGGCAGTCGTGGTGTTCCTGCACCTCGTCGTCGGCGAGATGCTGCCGAAGAACCTCGCCATGGCGGCGCCCGAGCGCACCGCCCTGTGGCTCAGCCCGGGCCTGGTCGGCTTCGCCCGGCTCTGCCGCCCCGTCACCACCGCGCTCGGGGCCTGCTCCCGGCTGGTGCTGCGGGCCTTCCGGGTCGAACCCAAGGACGAGGTCGAGGCCGTCTTCACCAGCGTGCAGCTGGGCCGGCTCGTCGAGGACGCGGGCCACGCCGGACTGCTGGCGCCCGCGGAGCAGGAACGGCTCGAGGACGCCCTCGAGCTCGGCAGCCGTCCGGTCACCGACGTGCTGATCCCGCGCCCGGCGCTGGTCACCGTCGCGCCGTCGGTCACCCCCCGGCAACTGGAGGAACTGACCGTACGCACCGGCTACTCGCGCTTCCCGGTCTGTGCTGACGGCGAGAGCCCGTTCATGGGATATCTGCACGTCAAGGATGTCCTCGATCTCGAGGACGGGGAGCGTGCCGTACCGCAGCACGTCTGGCGGCCGATGGCGACCCTGCGCGCCGAGCTGCCGCTCGACGACGCTCTCACCGTGATGCGCCGTGCGGCCACCCATCTCGCGCAGGTCGCCGACGCCTCCGGACGGGTACTGGGACTCGTCGCGATGGAGGACGTACTGGAGATGCTCGTCGGCGAGGTGCGCGATCCTTCCCACCGGGTCGCGGTGCCGGGCACTCCCCGGCCGGCGACCGCGCCGGCGGTGAGCACCGGTCCCGCGCCCGCCGTCGACGACACGCAGGACAGCGACGCCGGAGCGCTCGTGAACGGCTGA
- a CDS encoding AAA family ATPase, translating to MDIGTQGSRSPADLAWVRGVDACTMGAYPQAEEEFRTAVRLDPGMADAWLGLHALRVDTSTALIHMYRGRDRFGEQRARHRRTLNSWYWLGWWVQPVLESGRDLLLAHASHWLDGRHVPELDRALAALPPVDTDPQVRFLHACRAYLVKDWEQLVRHTEPLVDDPLLGIEAGLFGGMARVRLEMYGQAEPLLSAALMRCRSEQPQRKELRYWLARAHEGTGRSAAALPLYRAVHRIDPAFMDTAARLAAIAEYDGIDVYDDSVGLAAVSLAGYGGDVADVQAEGEAAQGPESRFGGDPGVTVPGPAPVVPADGPRRRSAAPSPFSPPQFPAGPTDPALLAQALAELERMVGLEPVKRQVKALSAQLEMARLRAVQGLPVQPPKRHFVFSGPSGTGKTTVARILGRVFYALGLLGGDHLVEAQRSDLVGEFLGQTAVKANELIDSALGGVLFVDEAYSLSNSGYSKGDAYGDEALQVLLKRAEDNRDHLVVILAGYPEGMDRLLAANPGLSSRFTTRVDFPSYRPLELTAIGGVLAADNGDVWDEEARDELRSISGHVVDQGWIDELGNGRFLRTLYEKSCAYRDLRLSGCPGPPTREDLSTLRLPDLMQAYGEVLSGRGPAGRGPQEPPFG from the coding sequence ATGGACATCGGCACGCAAGGGTCACGGTCGCCGGCGGACCTGGCCTGGGTGCGTGGCGTGGACGCCTGCACCATGGGCGCGTACCCGCAGGCCGAGGAGGAGTTCCGCACGGCCGTCCGGCTGGATCCCGGAATGGCCGACGCCTGGCTCGGGCTGCACGCGCTGCGGGTCGACACCTCGACGGCGCTGATCCACATGTACCGCGGCCGCGACCGCTTCGGCGAGCAGCGGGCACGTCACCGCCGTACCCTCAACTCCTGGTACTGGCTCGGCTGGTGGGTACAGCCGGTGCTGGAGAGCGGACGCGATCTGCTGCTCGCGCACGCCTCCCACTGGCTCGACGGCCGCCATGTGCCCGAGCTCGACCGGGCGCTCGCCGCGCTGCCACCGGTGGACACCGATCCGCAGGTGCGCTTCCTGCACGCGTGCCGGGCCTATCTCGTCAAGGACTGGGAGCAGCTCGTACGCCATACGGAGCCGCTGGTCGACGACCCGCTGCTGGGCATCGAAGCCGGGCTCTTCGGCGGCATGGCGCGCGTGCGGCTGGAAATGTACGGGCAGGCGGAGCCGCTGCTGTCCGCCGCACTGATGCGCTGTCGCAGTGAGCAGCCGCAGCGCAAGGAGCTGCGGTACTGGCTGGCGCGGGCGCACGAGGGCACCGGTCGCAGCGCGGCGGCACTGCCCCTGTACCGCGCGGTGCACCGCATCGATCCGGCCTTCATGGACACCGCGGCCCGCCTGGCGGCCATCGCCGAGTACGACGGCATCGACGTGTACGACGACTCCGTCGGTCTGGCCGCCGTGTCCCTGGCCGGATACGGCGGTGACGTGGCGGACGTCCAGGCGGAGGGCGAGGCGGCCCAGGGGCCTGAGTCGCGGTTCGGCGGCGACCCCGGTGTCACCGTGCCGGGGCCCGCGCCGGTCGTACCGGCCGACGGTCCGCGTCGCAGGTCGGCCGCGCCGTCGCCGTTCTCTCCCCCGCAGTTCCCGGCCGGGCCCACCGACCCGGCCCTGCTCGCCCAGGCGCTGGCGGAGCTGGAGCGGATGGTGGGACTCGAACCGGTGAAGCGGCAGGTGAAGGCGCTGTCCGCACAGTTGGAAATGGCCCGGCTGCGGGCCGTGCAGGGGTTGCCCGTACAGCCGCCGAAGCGACACTTCGTCTTCTCCGGTCCGTCGGGGACGGGCAAGACGACCGTTGCCCGTATTCTCGGCCGGGTCTTCTACGCCCTCGGCCTGCTGGGCGGCGATCATCTCGTGGAGGCCCAACGGTCCGATCTGGTCGGAGAGTTCCTCGGCCAGACGGCGGTCAAGGCCAACGAGCTGATCGACTCGGCGCTGGGTGGTGTGCTCTTCGTCGACGAGGCGTACAGCCTGTCCAACTCCGGTTACAGCAAGGGCGACGCGTACGGCGACGAGGCCTTGCAGGTGCTGCTCAAGCGTGCCGAGGACAATCGCGATCACCTCGTCGTCATACTGGCCGGCTATCCGGAGGGCATGGACCGGCTGCTCGCCGCCAACCCCGGGCTGTCGTCCCGTTTCACCACCCGCGTCGACTTCCCGTCGTACCGGCCGCTGGAACTGACCGCGATCGGCGGGGTGCTGGCCGCCGACAACGGCGACGTGTGGGACGAGGAGGCACGCGACGAGCTCCGCTCGATCAGCGGCCATGTGGTCGACCAGGGCTGGATCGACGAGCTGGGCAACGGCCGCTTCCTGCGCACGCTGTACGAGAAGAGCTGTGCGTACCGCGATCTGCGGCTGTCCGGCTGTCCCGGACCGCCGACCCGCGAGGACCTGTCGACGCTGCGGCTGCCCGATCTGATGCAGGCGTACGGGGAGGTTCTGTCGGGCCGCGGTCCGGCCGGCCGCGGCCCGCAGGAGCCTCCCTTCGGGTGA
- a CDS encoding peptidase C39 family protein — MARPTSRRDVLGAALAVAATAGTLSLAAGRAAAVSGTAAVPAAPARRPQPLVDNRFWSSYTDWRCGDRAGTKAAAGRRPGVVIAQPVGTTDYTDPHTGTTASWEYATWTSPMHRSRVPATEAIASWNADTPAGTWLQVELSGRYSDGTATPWFVMGRWAAGDRDIRRTSVDDQGDGRASIWTDTFSVDDAASGLRLDSYRLRLTLYRRPGTSLTPTVWRLGAMTSDVPDRFGVPASEPGLARELIVPRYSQNTHVGQYPEYDNGGEAWCSPTSSQMIIEYWGRRPTTDDLAWVDPAFADPQVCHAARSTFDHQYEGCGNWPFNAAYAATYRDMSAVVTRLTSLTDLETLIAAGIPAITSQSFLKEELTGAGYGTAGHLMTVIGFTADGDVIANDPASASNEAVRRVYRRAEWEKIWLRTKRYNASGKVVSGTGGVCYLYWPAHPTAAQRAALAAVGVH, encoded by the coding sequence ATGGCCAGACCTACTTCGCGCAGAGACGTTCTGGGTGCCGCGCTCGCGGTAGCCGCCACCGCCGGAACCCTGTCCCTCGCCGCCGGCCGGGCGGCCGCCGTGAGCGGTACGGCCGCCGTTCCAGCGGCACCCGCCAGGCGCCCGCAGCCGCTCGTCGACAACCGCTTCTGGTCCTCCTACACGGACTGGCGCTGCGGCGACCGCGCCGGCACGAAGGCCGCCGCCGGCCGCCGCCCCGGAGTGGTGATCGCTCAGCCCGTCGGCACCACCGACTACACCGACCCGCACACCGGCACGACCGCGAGTTGGGAGTACGCGACCTGGACCTCGCCGATGCACCGCTCACGCGTGCCCGCCACCGAGGCCATCGCCTCGTGGAACGCGGACACCCCCGCCGGGACGTGGCTCCAGGTGGAGCTGAGCGGCCGGTACTCGGACGGCACCGCGACGCCCTGGTTCGTGATGGGCCGCTGGGCCGCGGGCGACCGGGACATCCGCCGGACCTCGGTGGACGACCAGGGCGACGGCAGGGCGAGCATCTGGACGGACACCTTCTCCGTCGACGACGCCGCGAGCGGGCTGCGCCTCGACTCGTACCGGCTGCGACTCACGCTCTACCGCCGGCCGGGGACCTCGCTCACGCCCACGGTGTGGCGGCTGGGCGCGATGACCTCGGACGTCCCGGACCGCTTCGGCGTGCCGGCGTCGGAGCCGGGCCTCGCCCGTGAGCTGATCGTGCCGCGGTACTCCCAGAACACGCACGTGGGCCAGTACCCGGAGTACGACAACGGCGGCGAGGCATGGTGCAGCCCCACGTCGTCGCAGATGATCATCGAGTACTGGGGCCGCAGGCCCACCACCGACGACCTGGCGTGGGTCGACCCCGCGTTCGCCGATCCGCAGGTCTGTCACGCCGCCCGTTCCACCTTCGACCACCAGTACGAAGGCTGCGGCAACTGGCCCTTCAACGCCGCCTATGCCGCGACCTACCGCGACATGAGCGCCGTCGTCACCCGGCTGACCTCGCTGACCGATCTGGAGACGCTGATCGCCGCCGGTATCCCGGCCATAACGTCCCAGTCGTTCCTGAAGGAGGAGCTGACGGGAGCCGGCTACGGCACCGCCGGCCACCTCATGACGGTGATCGGCTTCACCGCCGACGGTGACGTGATCGCCAACGACCCGGCTTCCGCGAGCAACGAGGCGGTGCGCCGCGTCTACCGCCGCGCCGAGTGGGAGAAGATCTGGCTCCGTACCAAGCGCTACAACGCGAGCGGGAAAGTGGTCTCCGGCACAGGAGGCGTCTGCTATCTGTACTGGCCCGCGCACCCGACGGCCGCCCAGCGTGCGGCTCTGGCGGCCGTCGGCGTCCACTGA
- a CDS encoding SCO1431 family membrane protein, with translation MTSNAATADRTLPTTRTGGPDDGPDFLEHVLGWTLVVVLAMLITQVGLL, from the coding sequence ATGACCTCGAACGCAGCAACCGCCGACCGCACCCTGCCGACGACCCGCACCGGCGGCCCGGACGACGGACCCGATTTCCTCGAGCACGTCCTCGGCTGGACGCTCGTCGTGGTCCTGGCCATGCTCATCACCCAGGTCGGCCTGCTCTAG
- a CDS encoding acyl-CoA dehydrogenase family protein: MPDRAPQPVDRQLPTEEARDLITLVRDIVQREIAPRAAEEEDAGHFPREIFSLLSESGLLGLPYDSEFGGGDQPYEVYLQVLEELAAARLTVGLGVSVHSLSCHALAGYGTKEQQGEHLPAMLGGGLLGAYCLSEPASGSDAASLRTKAVRDGDDWVIDGTKAWITHGGVADFYTVLARTGVEGPRGITAFLVPGDAPGLNPAVPEKKMGMKGSPTAQLHFDGVRIPDSRRIGEEGQGFAIALSALDSGRLGIAACAIGVAQAALDESLDYATGRKQFGRPIADFQGLRFMLADMATRIEAGRALYLAAARLRDAGQPFSRQAAMAKLFCTDAAMSVTTDAVQVLGGYGYTQDFPVERFMREAKVLQIVEGTNQIQRMVIARHLAGPETR; the protein is encoded by the coding sequence ATGCCCGACCGCGCCCCGCAGCCGGTGGACCGTCAGCTGCCCACCGAAGAGGCCAGGGACCTGATCACCCTGGTCCGCGACATCGTCCAGCGGGAGATCGCCCCGCGCGCGGCCGAGGAGGAGGACGCCGGGCACTTCCCGCGCGAGATCTTCTCGCTGCTGTCCGAATCAGGACTGCTCGGCCTTCCCTACGACTCCGAGTTCGGCGGCGGGGACCAGCCGTACGAGGTCTATCTCCAGGTCCTCGAGGAACTCGCGGCGGCCCGCCTCACCGTCGGTCTCGGCGTGAGCGTCCATTCCCTGTCCTGTCATGCGCTCGCCGGATACGGCACCAAGGAGCAGCAGGGCGAGCATCTGCCCGCGATGCTCGGCGGCGGTCTGCTCGGTGCCTACTGCCTCTCCGAGCCCGCCTCCGGGTCCGACGCCGCGTCGCTGCGCACCAAGGCGGTCCGCGACGGCGACGACTGGGTCATCGACGGGACGAAGGCCTGGATCACCCACGGCGGCGTCGCCGACTTCTACACGGTCCTCGCCCGCACCGGCGTGGAAGGCCCGCGCGGCATCACCGCGTTCCTGGTGCCGGGCGACGCGCCGGGGCTGAATCCCGCGGTACCCGAGAAGAAGATGGGCATGAAGGGATCGCCCACCGCCCAGCTCCACTTCGACGGGGTCCGGATCCCCGACTCGCGCCGTATCGGTGAGGAGGGCCAGGGCTTCGCCATCGCGCTGTCCGCCCTCGACTCGGGCCGTCTCGGCATCGCCGCCTGTGCCATCGGTGTCGCGCAGGCCGCGCTGGACGAGTCGCTCGACTACGCCACCGGACGCAAGCAGTTCGGGCGTCCCATCGCCGACTTCCAGGGCCTGCGATTCATGCTCGCGGACATGGCCACCCGGATCGAGGCGGGGCGCGCGCTCTACCTCGCCGCTGCCCGGCTGAGGGACGCGGGACAGCCGTTCTCCCGGCAGGCCGCCATGGCGAAGCTGTTCTGCACGGACGCGGCGATGAGCGTCACCACCGACGCCGTCCAGGTCCTCGGCGGCTACGGCTACACGCAGGACTTCCCGGTGGAGCGCTTCATGCGCGAGGCCAAGGTGCTGCAGATCGTCGAAGGGACGAACCAGATCCAGCGGATGGTCATCGCCCGCCACCTGGCCGGCCCTGAGACGCGCTGA